Proteins co-encoded in one Arthrobacter sp. ERGS1:01 genomic window:
- the phnC gene encoding phosphonate ABC transporter ATP-binding protein, producing MMASTGADIRFDDVTVTYPNGYTGLKGVNLSIPAGEMVGIVGLSGAGKSTLVRTINGLVPLSSGRITVGSHQLSGRGGAQLRGRELRELRSNVGMVFQSFNLAKRTTVINNVLMGRLYHSPAWRTLLGAWKNDDVELALSALERVEIVPKAYEKASSLSGGQQQRVAIARTLAQRPKVILADEPVASLDPPTSHVVMRDLQRINAELGITVVVNLHFLDLARRYSDRLIGLRAGEVVFDGPGADADESVFENIYGRSLTAEDVLDARPQL from the coding sequence ATGATGGCAAGCACCGGGGCGGATATCCGCTTTGACGACGTAACAGTGACCTACCCGAACGGCTATACCGGCCTGAAAGGGGTCAACCTCAGCATTCCCGCCGGTGAAATGGTGGGCATAGTGGGGCTCTCCGGAGCGGGAAAATCCACCCTGGTGCGAACCATCAACGGGCTGGTGCCGCTGAGCAGCGGCCGGATCACGGTGGGCAGCCACCAACTGTCCGGCCGCGGCGGGGCCCAGCTGCGCGGCCGTGAATTGCGCGAACTGCGCTCCAACGTGGGCATGGTCTTCCAAAGCTTCAACCTGGCCAAGCGCACCACCGTCATCAACAACGTTCTCATGGGCAGGCTGTACCACTCCCCCGCCTGGCGGACCCTGCTCGGCGCGTGGAAGAACGACGACGTCGAGCTCGCCCTGAGTGCGCTGGAACGGGTGGAGATTGTGCCCAAGGCCTATGAAAAGGCCTCCAGCCTCTCCGGCGGGCAGCAGCAGCGTGTGGCGATTGCCCGCACGCTGGCGCAGCGGCCCAAGGTCATCCTGGCCGACGAACCCGTCGCCTCGCTGGACCCGCCCACCTCCCATGTGGTCATGCGGGACCTGCAGCGCATCAACGCCGAGCTCGGCATCACCGTGGTGGTCAACCTGCACTTCCTGGACCTGGCCCGCCGCTACAGCGACCGGCTCATCGGCCTGCGCGCCGGCGAGGTGGTCTTTGACGGACCCGGCGCCGACGCCGACGAATCCGTCTTCGAGAACATCTACGGCCGCTCCCTGACGGCCGAGGACGTCCTGGACGCAAGGCCGCAACTATGA
- the phnE gene encoding phosphonate ABC transporter, permease protein PhnE — translation MSAAATPATPVGHPGGQARPTKPRHGAQVGAAVVVLAGITLWAGIGVRIDLPAIWTNWHNATANIVQLLQPDYGFFPKTIPALLETLQMAVIATAAGSAVSLPLAFLASRATNPRSGLLRGVRLVMNMVRSVPDILYAAILVAVVGVGALSGIMALFMFNIGIIVKLVSEALDGEDAGAQEAALAAGASWPQASRAAMLPQILPSFASQVLYTFELNIRASTVIGLVGAGGLGILIDNVRSFFRYHELSMIILEILLLVLVLESVSSWLRKKLV, via the coding sequence ATGAGCGCCGCCGCTACACCGGCCACGCCGGTCGGCCACCCCGGCGGGCAGGCACGCCCCACCAAGCCGCGCCATGGCGCACAGGTGGGTGCCGCCGTCGTCGTCCTGGCCGGCATCACCCTCTGGGCGGGAATCGGCGTGCGGATCGACCTGCCCGCCATCTGGACGAACTGGCACAACGCGACCGCCAACATCGTCCAGTTGCTCCAGCCCGATTACGGCTTCTTCCCCAAGACCATCCCGGCCCTGTTGGAGACCCTGCAGATGGCGGTCATCGCCACCGCTGCGGGCTCGGCGGTGTCCCTCCCGCTGGCGTTCCTGGCGTCCCGGGCCACCAACCCGCGGTCGGGGCTGCTGCGCGGGGTGCGCCTGGTGATGAACATGGTCCGCAGCGTCCCTGACATCCTCTATGCCGCCATCCTGGTGGCCGTGGTGGGCGTGGGCGCGCTGTCCGGCATCATGGCCTTGTTCATGTTCAACATCGGCATCATCGTCAAGCTGGTCTCGGAGGCTCTGGACGGCGAGGACGCCGGCGCCCAGGAGGCGGCACTTGCCGCCGGCGCCAGCTGGCCCCAGGCCAGCCGGGCGGCCATGCTGCCGCAAATCCTGCCCAGTTTCGCCTCGCAGGTCCTGTACACCTTTGAGCTGAACATCCGCGCCTCCACCGTGATCGGCCTGGTCGGCGCGGGCGGCCTGGGCATCCTCATTGACAACGTCCGCAGCTTCTTCAGGTACCACGAACTGTCCATGATCATCCTGGAAATCCTGCTCCTGGTGCTGGTCCTGGAGTCCGTCTCATCCTGGCTGCGAAAGAAGCTGGTGTGA
- the phnE gene encoding phosphonate ABC transporter, permease protein PhnE, protein MTELKTRYSAPSLRPVKPTHRLRTTLWLLLSLVIVAAFWSVKIKWSALADFPSQLAKYIGLMLLPPDWSKFGEALGATILSVQMAWIGTVLGVIISLPLSFLASRGLAPRAVNAPLRLVFAVIRAVPEVVIAILILSVTGLTPFTGALALAVGSVGTLGKWGYEAFEGVDPGPKEAVRSTGGNTLALIRWGVWPSAAPEVFSFWLYRFEINVRASAILGLIGAGGIGKMLQDNVQFRNWDAVGMLLIVVVVVTMGIDQVSGAVRTKLIHGRWRAPKAAR, encoded by the coding sequence ATGACAGAGTTGAAAACCCGTTATTCCGCCCCGTCCCTGCGACCGGTCAAACCGACCCACCGGCTGCGCACCACGTTGTGGCTGCTCCTGAGCCTGGTCATCGTGGCCGCGTTCTGGTCGGTCAAGATCAAATGGTCGGCGCTTGCCGACTTCCCGTCCCAGCTGGCCAAGTACATTGGGCTGATGCTCCTCCCGCCGGACTGGAGCAAGTTCGGCGAGGCACTGGGCGCCACGATCCTGTCCGTCCAGATGGCGTGGATCGGCACCGTGCTGGGCGTCATCATTTCCCTGCCGCTGAGTTTCCTGGCGTCGCGCGGGTTGGCACCCAGGGCGGTGAACGCACCGCTGCGGCTGGTGTTCGCCGTGATCCGCGCCGTTCCGGAGGTGGTCATCGCAATCCTCATCCTGTCCGTGACCGGGCTGACCCCGTTTACCGGGGCGTTGGCTTTGGCCGTGGGCTCGGTCGGCACGCTCGGCAAGTGGGGGTACGAGGCCTTCGAAGGCGTGGACCCGGGCCCCAAGGAGGCCGTCCGTTCCACCGGCGGCAACACGCTGGCACTGATCCGCTGGGGCGTGTGGCCGTCCGCCGCCCCGGAGGTGTTCTCCTTTTGGCTCTACCGTTTTGAGATCAATGTGCGCGCCTCCGCCATCCTTGGCCTGATCGGTGCGGGCGGCATCGGCAAGATGCTCCAGGACAACGTGCAGTTCCGCAATTGGGACGCGGTGGGCATGCTGCTGATCGTGGTCGTGGTGGTCACCATGGGCATCGACCAGGTCTCCGGCGCCGTGCGGACCAAGCTCATCCACGGCCGCTGGCGGGCTCCGAAGGCCGCCCGATGA
- a CDS encoding metallophosphoesterase encodes MSGLRILHLSDSHLTGDGTLHSGLVDTVAAFRLTLAAFENAGPLDLVVLSGDVSDDGSPASYRTLRTLTEGFAARHGAVAVYVMGNHDERTGFREVLGNGHPGGETTQCAGPVTGVTEVAGYRVLTLDSSVPGRSHGFLDGAQLDRLSAELAVDSPRGSIVVVHHPPVPPVTALHHGIELQNPAELADALAGSDVVAVLSGHYHHPMSDFLQVGANAVPVVVAPGIVNGNAVLAGPGRERAVAGSGGTLITLRPGPGGRPLVRALPVTVPLPAEIAPAVIFDLDPAAVAAISARISARPPAAPSAHQRTSP; translated from the coding sequence ATGAGCGGGCTGCGGATCCTGCACCTCAGTGATTCCCACCTGACCGGAGACGGCACCCTCCACTCGGGCCTGGTGGACACCGTGGCTGCGTTCCGGCTCACCCTGGCCGCGTTTGAGAATGCCGGACCGCTGGATCTGGTGGTGCTGTCCGGCGACGTGTCCGACGACGGGTCCCCGGCGTCGTACCGCACCCTGCGCACGCTTACGGAAGGCTTCGCCGCCCGCCACGGCGCCGTTGCCGTCTACGTCATGGGAAACCACGACGAACGCACCGGTTTCCGGGAGGTCCTGGGCAACGGCCACCCGGGCGGCGAGACGACGCAGTGCGCCGGACCCGTCACGGGCGTCACCGAGGTGGCCGGGTACCGGGTGCTGACCCTCGACAGTTCCGTCCCGGGCCGCAGCCACGGCTTCCTGGACGGCGCGCAGCTTGACCGGCTGAGCGCCGAACTCGCCGTTGATTCGCCCCGGGGTTCCATCGTGGTGGTCCACCATCCCCCGGTACCGCCGGTGACGGCCCTGCATCACGGGATTGAACTGCAAAACCCCGCCGAGCTGGCCGACGCCCTGGCCGGCAGCGATGTGGTGGCCGTCCTCAGCGGCCACTACCATCACCCCATGAGTGATTTCCTGCAGGTGGGCGCGAACGCCGTGCCGGTGGTGGTGGCGCCGGGCATCGTCAACGGCAACGCCGTGCTGGCCGGCCCCGGCCGCGAACGGGCGGTCGCCGGAAGCGGCGGAACGCTCATCACCCTCCGGCCCGGCCCGGGCGGCCGCCCCCTGGTGCGCGCCCTGCCCGTAACCGTTCCGCTGCCCGCGGAGATCGCCCCGGCGGTAATCTTTGACCTGGACCCCGCCGCAGTGGCCGCGATCTCCGCACGGATCAGCGCACGCCCGCCCGCCGCACCATCTGCCCACCAAAGGACTTCACCGTGA
- a CDS encoding MurR/RpiR family transcriptional regulator → MIDHSPGQVLARIRSVQPSLLPAEQAVAAALLEHAEQIVELSSQQLAELAGASRATVVRTCQSLGYSGYQQLRVLLARDAGYAATPDKPAGVGPAGMVVDTFTQVGRAVASMTALLDPDAVAGTVKATAAARRMLVVGNGLSAPLAQDMAARLSAIGRPAESPVDVIGQQIAARLLGPEDLLLIISGSGANSSTLRVAQAALDAGATLVVITAFARSPLAALARYSLVVGMGELSFREEVTVTTRIPQTILMEGLIAALTEELGSRAAEAKALALEVISANVGE, encoded by the coding sequence GTGATCGACCACAGCCCGGGCCAGGTCCTGGCCCGCATCCGTTCCGTCCAGCCGTCGCTGCTGCCGGCCGAACAAGCCGTCGCCGCGGCCCTGCTGGAGCATGCCGAACAAATTGTGGAGCTCTCCTCGCAGCAGCTCGCGGAACTGGCCGGGGCCTCCCGGGCCACGGTGGTGCGGACGTGCCAAAGCCTGGGATATTCCGGCTACCAGCAGCTGCGCGTCCTGCTGGCCCGGGATGCTGGGTACGCCGCCACGCCGGACAAGCCGGCCGGGGTTGGTCCCGCGGGCATGGTGGTAGACACCTTCACCCAGGTGGGCCGCGCCGTCGCCTCCATGACGGCCCTCCTGGACCCGGACGCCGTGGCGGGAACCGTCAAGGCGACCGCGGCGGCCCGCCGCATGTTGGTGGTGGGGAACGGACTCTCCGCCCCCTTGGCCCAGGATATGGCCGCCCGGCTGAGCGCCATCGGCCGCCCAGCGGAATCCCCCGTTGATGTCATCGGCCAGCAAATTGCGGCCCGGCTGTTGGGCCCCGAAGACCTGTTGCTGATCATCAGCGGCAGCGGTGCCAACAGTTCCACGCTTCGGGTGGCCCAGGCCGCCTTGGACGCCGGCGCCACCCTGGTGGTCATCACGGCGTTTGCCAGGTCCCCGCTGGCCGCCCTGGCCCGGTATTCCCTGGTGGTGGGAATGGGTGAGCTGAGCTTCCGCGAGGAGGTCACCGTCACCACCCGCATCCCGCAAACCATCCTGATGGAGGGGCTCATTGCCGCGCTGACCGAGGAGCTGGGGAGCCGGGCGGCAGAGGCCAAGGCGCTGGCGCTGGAGGTCATCAGTGCCAATGTTGGTGAGTAA
- a CDS encoding fumarylacetoacetate hydrolase family protein, translated as MTVSPYRLARVRPLDAAAAPLPEQFFVRNDAVDFDGADGRVWTIVTTPFPTSAGNQNSPEREGWQVGGTVGEDQFTFLAPCAPANVFGMAHNTGAPGRALPAQAFHKAASSVIGPGEAIKLSPGVGYVDPEAELTVVVGLAARNLTLETARSAILGFTIGNDVSARDAQRSDELWISAKSPDTFTPLGPWIVVGLDDAGVAISIVHNGTELAAASSDDLGWGVDEIMVYLSGFMTLQPGDVILTGFPAECRQITPGDVVVCRVGGIGDLRNPVVAGE; from the coding sequence ATGACTGTGAGCCCATACCGCCTTGCCCGTGTCCGCCCCCTCGACGCCGCGGCGGCCCCGCTGCCGGAACAATTCTTTGTCCGCAACGACGCCGTGGATTTTGACGGCGCCGACGGCCGGGTCTGGACGATCGTGACCACCCCGTTCCCCACGTCAGCGGGTAACCAAAACAGCCCCGAACGCGAAGGCTGGCAGGTGGGCGGGACCGTCGGTGAAGACCAGTTTACGTTCCTGGCTCCCTGCGCACCTGCCAACGTCTTTGGCATGGCCCACAACACGGGTGCGCCGGGACGGGCCCTGCCGGCACAGGCGTTCCACAAGGCGGCAAGCTCCGTCATCGGCCCCGGCGAGGCCATCAAACTCAGCCCCGGCGTGGGGTACGTGGACCCCGAAGCCGAACTGACCGTCGTCGTCGGACTCGCCGCACGCAACCTGACCCTGGAGACGGCCCGCAGCGCCATCCTGGGTTTCACGATCGGCAACGACGTCTCGGCCCGCGATGCCCAGCGCAGCGATGAGCTGTGGATCAGCGCCAAGAGCCCCGACACCTTCACCCCGCTGGGGCCGTGGATCGTGGTGGGCCTGGACGACGCCGGCGTTGCCATCAGCATCGTGCACAACGGCACCGAGCTGGCCGCAGCCTCCAGCGACGATCTTGGCTGGGGCGTCGATGAGATCATGGTGTACCTGAGCGGATTCATGACGCTCCAACCCGGCGACGTCATCCTGACCGGCTTCCCGGCCGAATGCCGCCAAATCACCCCGGGCGACGTGGTGGTGTGCCGGGTGGGCGGAATCGGGGACCTCCGCAACCCGGTGGTGGCGGGCGAGTAA
- a CDS encoding GtrA family protein, whose product MRKSPVWLRYPVLAAQLRGFGIVAIICTVTSMAMYAGLRPALGTQWANAISLVLCSFLNTELNRRFSFGVSGRQFWWRDQRRGLWIMILALGITSGSLWLLEVIAPHASIVVELAVIVLGNVLSAVTRFLMLRYWIFRRLRKAGD is encoded by the coding sequence GTGAGAAAGTCACCGGTGTGGCTCCGCTACCCCGTTTTGGCCGCACAGTTGCGTGGATTCGGCATCGTGGCGATCATTTGCACCGTCACGTCCATGGCCATGTACGCCGGTTTGCGTCCGGCCCTGGGCACCCAATGGGCCAACGCCATATCCCTGGTTTTGTGCTCGTTCCTGAACACGGAGCTGAACAGGCGTTTCAGCTTCGGCGTCAGCGGGCGGCAATTTTGGTGGCGCGACCAGCGTCGCGGCCTGTGGATCATGATCCTGGCGTTGGGCATCACCAGCGGCAGCCTGTGGCTGCTGGAAGTGATCGCCCCGCACGCCTCAATCGTGGTGGAGTTGGCCGTGATCGTCCTGGGCAACGTGTTGTCCGCCGTGACCCGGTTCCTGATGCTGCGCTATTGGATCTTCCGGCGGCTGCGCAAAGCAGGCGACTGA
- a CDS encoding DUF1540 domain-containing protein: MTVTVPVTECAVANCSFNDHTHCGASGITIGGNSDHAQCATFIDTGVHGGLPKVLASVGACQRTECVHNDHLMCGASEVRVGPGADNADCLTYSHSA; this comes from the coding sequence ATGACTGTCACCGTCCCCGTCACCGAATGCGCCGTTGCCAACTGTTCCTTCAATGACCACACGCACTGCGGTGCCAGCGGGATCACGATTGGCGGGAACTCCGACCACGCCCAGTGCGCCACCTTCATCGACACCGGCGTCCACGGCGGACTGCCCAAGGTTTTGGCGTCAGTGGGGGCCTGCCAGCGCACCGAGTGCGTCCACAACGATCACTTGATGTGTGGTGCCAGCGAGGTCCGGGTGGGTCCCGGCGCCGACAACGCCGACTGCCTCACGTACTCGCATTCCGCCTAG
- a CDS encoding cysteine desulfurase family protein — protein sequence MIFLDAAATTPVRREVIEAMFPFLTNQFGNPSSHHELGEAAATALAAARQEAAAVLGCHAEELVFTSGGTEADNLALKGIALARREADPRRTRVVISAIEHPAIADSADFLRRVHGFAVDVVPVDADGLLEPATFAQLLAGGDVAVASVMYANNEVGTVQDIPALAALATAAGVPLHTDAVQAGGWLELAPARLGVAAMSLSGHKLGAPKGVGLLYVSSGVQIEPLIHGGGQELGLRSGTENVAFAVALATALRLGEAGRGAAVERVTALREDFIATVLVRIPDAVLTGHRTRRLPSVASFCFPGTSGESVLLELERRDVICSSGSACAAGSDEPSAVLTAMGVARGVAQTALRFSFGADVTAAQLDGAADELVAAVERVRKLGAQR from the coding sequence CAGTTCGGCAACCCCTCCAGCCATCACGAACTCGGCGAGGCGGCCGCCACGGCGCTGGCCGCGGCCCGGCAGGAGGCCGCCGCCGTCTTGGGCTGCCACGCCGAGGAGCTCGTGTTCACCTCCGGCGGCACCGAGGCCGACAATCTGGCATTGAAGGGCATCGCGCTGGCCCGTCGGGAGGCCGATCCGCGCCGCACCAGGGTGGTCATCAGCGCGATCGAGCACCCGGCCATTGCCGATTCCGCGGACTTCCTGCGCCGCGTCCACGGTTTTGCTGTCGACGTGGTCCCCGTGGACGCCGACGGCCTTCTCGAACCGGCCACGTTTGCGCAGCTGCTGGCCGGCGGCGACGTTGCCGTCGCCTCGGTCATGTACGCCAACAACGAGGTGGGCACGGTCCAGGACATCCCGGCATTGGCCGCCCTGGCCACGGCGGCAGGGGTGCCGCTGCACACGGACGCCGTCCAGGCAGGCGGCTGGCTGGAGCTTGCCCCGGCCCGGCTCGGCGTGGCCGCCATGAGCCTGTCCGGGCACAAACTTGGGGCCCCGAAGGGCGTGGGGCTGCTGTACGTCTCTTCGGGTGTGCAGATTGAGCCGCTGATCCATGGCGGCGGGCAGGAACTCGGGCTGCGTTCGGGCACCGAAAACGTCGCCTTTGCCGTGGCCCTCGCAACAGCGCTGCGGCTCGGGGAAGCGGGCCGGGGCGCCGCCGTCGAACGTGTCACGGCACTGCGGGAGGACTTTATCGCCACGGTGCTGGTCAGGATTCCCGACGCCGTCCTGACGGGGCACCGCACACGGCGGCTGCCGTCGGTTGCCTCCTTTTGCTTCCCGGGCACCAGCGGCGAATCCGTGCTGTTGGAACTGGAACGGCGGGACGTCATCTGTTCCTCGGGCTCCGCCTGCGCGGCCGGCAGCGACGAACCGTCCGCCGTCTTGACGGCCATGGGCGTGGCACGCGGCGTTGCCCAGACGGCGCTGCGGTTCAGCTTTGGCGCGGACGTCACGGCCGCGCAGTTGGATGGTGCCGCGGACGAACTGGTGGCGGCCGTCGAGCGGGTGCGGAAACTGGGCGCGCAACGCTGA